The stretch of DNA TTTTGTATTTTCGGTGGTGATCCAGTGGTCTGACAAAAACTGCGGGAGAATGATCTTTGCTACAAGAGAACCTTTTCACGAAGCTGATTGACCCCTGGCTGGAAAACTTTTGTTTTGTACAGGTGTCGAATAGGGAGATCTCCCTGCGATCAATTCATCAGATTCGGCTCGTTCTGTAAGAAAATCCTTTGCAAGATGTAATGGTTGATGCCCGTCGAGTTTTGAGTACTCTCACTTGGGTTGCTCGGACGCTGGCTCTCTCGTTTTGCAAGGATTGATCGTGAAGCAGCAAATCTTTTCTCGCTGGCTCTTCGTTTGCGCGAGTGTGTTGATATCTGCAATTTCTGCGGGAGCATTCGCTGAAGACTGGCCGCAATGGATGGGGCTCAATCGGGATGGACGCTGGCACGAAACAGGGCTCCTCCGCGAGTTTCCGGCTGATGGCGCCAAGTTCGCCTGGCGGGTTCCTGTGGGTATGGGCTACAGCGGTCCGGCTGTCGCTGGCGGTAAAGTCTTTCTGACAGACTATGTGAAAAAAACCGGCGAAGTCAAAAATGACCCGGGTACCCGCAATATCCTCGATGGGCAGGAGCGTATTCGCTGCTTCAATGAGGCCAACGGAAAGCTGCTCTGGGAGCATGCCTACGATGCGCCGTATTCGATTTCTTATCCTTCCGGCCCGCGTTGTACCCCCACAGTGGATCGCGATCTGGTGTACGCCCTGGGTGCAGAAGGAGTACTGACCTGTTTGCAGGTTCAAGACGGCAAAGTTGTCTGGAGCAAGAACTTCAAGAAAGATTTCGGCGTTGAAACCCCCATCTGGGGATTCTCAGGACACCCACTCGTCGATGGCGATCAACTGATCTGTGTGGTTGGTGCGAAAGACGGACTCTTGATCTCGTTCGATAAAAAGACAGGAACAGAAAAGTGGAGATCACTCAGTGCTTCTGAGCCAGGTTACGGTTCGCCCGTCATCATTGAAGCAGGCGGTGTCCGGCAGCTCCTCATCTGGACACCCGTAGAGATTGCTGCCGTCAATCCTTCCAATGGGAATGTCTACTGGAAGGAACCACTGCAGCCCGACTACGCCATGTCGATCATGGCTCCGCAGAAATC from Planctopirus ephydatiae encodes:
- a CDS encoding outer membrane protein assembly factor BamB family protein, whose protein sequence is MKQQIFSRWLFVCASVLISAISAGAFAEDWPQWMGLNRDGRWHETGLLREFPADGAKFAWRVPVGMGYSGPAVAGGKVFLTDYVKKTGEVKNDPGTRNILDGQERIRCFNEANGKLLWEHAYDAPYSISYPSGPRCTPTVDRDLVYALGAEGVLTCLQVQDGKVVWSKNFKKDFGVETPIWGFSGHPLVDGDQLICVVGAKDGLLISFDKKTGTEKWRSLSASEPGYGSPVIIEAGGVRQLLIWTPVEIAAVNPSNGNVYWKEPLQPDYAMSIMAPQKSGDLLFASGIGNVGAVYELDRTRPGAKLLWRGTNKTALYAANATPLIVDGVIYGCDCNTSQFRAVELSTGKRLWETFAPTTNERRARHGTAFLVQNGDHYFLMSETGELIIARLSAHKYDEISRTRILEPTGEAFGRPVVWSHPAFANGHIYARNDKELVAVDLRDHAK